A stretch of the Candidatus Jettenia sp. AMX2 genome encodes the following:
- a CDS encoding cation:proton antiporter, translated as MVHRIFILLIISFYCILIQWLPAGNAEDQIIPEDFQQIYIPDETEIEHFVDTRESSGEKSAKAQKEDYVQKESLDKKYRSITVGKEDISSEAKEKDKIPVTHPPSLYSAPEPVDTLHLRQQLYPPLLFPTVSDRDFRSQSGEATGKEYLVDDRQLPIEEKEIQTRIEDSKFLYTATETEEGEEPSSSFDEEKRSEELPEPEEIPEEVRVEEVPAAEAVSSEPVEPEKVPQEVRVEEDRKPPVSEVAPSEPGEPEEVPAEVRIEKIEEPPIAEVVPSEPGEPEEVPAEVRVEEIEEPPVTEVIPPEPSTEIIKERKEVRRSWDIWQEDPTHGVILAVIITLIAAKIGGWVANIVGLPAVVGKVIIGILLGNVYFITGYDFFNFLRETSFLKMLSYFGTLLLLLAAGLSTDLRLLLKVGTSSFLTCMGGIIAPVGLGLMLGHFLLPDASSGAKILLAIVLCNSCTGSLQAVLNELKVVDTRDGRIMMGASILTDVVVLLTFGVITGFVVSGGISLPVMFMRFGIAFIFVAVVLVAILRYGERFGNFLTRRLTEGLNLPIVVVLSLLLALMFGSIGLHTVIGAFAAGLFLRNVKLRDSDDREYRSVESFIRPFYKILVPILFVQVGAQVELKSLLNADAILFGLALTAVAVAGKMFSGLCPIEKKVNRLAIGMGMSIKLAGVLITAGIGRDIGVFDDVIFSSLIMVIVFTSIVCPSFLRALLLEKKDISPESLPCVAEKKEPEPEKVAVN; from the coding sequence ATGGTACACCGGATTTTTATCTTATTAATAATTTCTTTCTATTGCATTCTTATACAATGGCTACCTGCGGGAAATGCAGAAGATCAGATAATACCGGAAGATTTTCAACAAATTTATATCCCTGATGAAACGGAAATTGAGCATTTCGTTGACACAAGAGAATCTTCAGGCGAGAAATCTGCAAAGGCTCAAAAAGAAGACTATGTTCAGAAGGAATCGCTTGATAAAAAGTATCGGTCAATAACCGTCGGTAAAGAGGATATTTCATCAGAGGCTAAGGAGAAAGATAAAATCCCGGTTACGCACCCGCCATCGCTGTATTCTGCTCCTGAACCGGTGGACACACTCCACCTTAGACAACAACTCTATCCGCCCCTCTTATTTCCTACAGTATCCGATAGAGATTTCCGGTCACAATCTGGAGAAGCAACCGGAAAAGAGTATTTGGTTGACGATCGTCAGCTACCAATAGAAGAAAAAGAAATCCAGACGAGGATAGAAGATAGTAAATTCCTTTATACTGCTACAGAAACAGAAGAAGGAGAAGAGCCTTCGTCTTCCTTTGATGAAGAGAAAAGGTCAGAAGAACTCCCAGAGCCTGAAGAAATACCAGAGGAGGTACGTGTTGAAGAGGTTCCGGCAGCAGAAGCCGTTTCCTCTGAGCCTGTAGAACCAGAAAAGGTACCACAGGAAGTCCGTGTTGAAGAGGATAGAAAACCTCCGGTATCAGAAGTAGCACCTTCAGAGCCTGGAGAACCTGAGGAAGTACCGGCTGAAGTACGTATTGAAAAGATCGAAGAGCCTCCGATAGCAGAAGTCGTTCCTTCAGAGCCTGGAGAACCTGAAGAAGTACCGGCTGAAGTACGTGTTGAAGAGATTGAAGAGCCTCCGGTGACAGAAGTAATTCCTCCTGAACCTTCCACCGAAATAATAAAAGAGAGGAAAGAGGTAAGACGCAGTTGGGATATATGGCAAGAAGATCCTACCCACGGTGTTATTCTTGCCGTTATTATAACCCTTATTGCTGCCAAGATAGGCGGTTGGGTTGCAAATATCGTAGGGCTTCCTGCAGTCGTAGGAAAAGTGATAATAGGGATTTTATTAGGCAATGTCTATTTTATCACCGGATATGATTTTTTCAATTTTCTGAGAGAAACGTCGTTTTTAAAGATGTTGTCCTACTTTGGGACATTGTTACTTCTGTTGGCAGCCGGTCTTAGCACGGATCTCAGACTCTTATTGAAGGTAGGTACCTCATCTTTTCTAACATGTATGGGTGGTATAATAGCACCCGTCGGGTTAGGTCTTATGTTAGGCCATTTCCTCCTTCCGGATGCCTCAAGTGGTGCAAAAATTCTTCTGGCTATCGTTCTTTGTAATTCATGTACCGGATCATTACAGGCGGTCTTAAACGAATTAAAAGTAGTGGATACCCGGGATGGTAGGATTATGATGGGGGCTTCCATTCTTACTGATGTTGTTGTACTCTTAACGTTTGGTGTAATAACCGGGTTTGTTGTTAGTGGAGGGATATCTCTGCCGGTTATGTTTATGAGATTTGGTATTGCGTTTATTTTCGTGGCTGTCGTTTTAGTAGCTATATTACGGTATGGTGAACGATTCGGAAACTTCTTAACAAGGAGGTTAACGGAAGGGTTAAACTTGCCTATCGTGGTAGTGCTGTCCCTCCTGTTAGCCCTTATGTTTGGATCAATCGGACTTCACACGGTAATTGGGGCATTTGCCGCAGGGTTATTCCTGCGGAATGTAAAATTAAGGGATTCTGACGACAGGGAGTATCGCTCTGTTGAATCGTTTATACGGCCATTTTATAAGATCCTTGTGCCAATACTCTTTGTCCAGGTGGGGGCACAGGTGGAATTGAAGAGTCTTTTAAATGCAGATGCCATACTCTTCGGGCTTGCCTTAACGGCCGTTGCTGTTGCCGGAAAGATGTTTTCCGGTCTTTGTCCGATTGAGAAAAAGGTAAATCGCCTTGCCATAGGTATGGGAATGTCGATAAAACTGGCAGGAGTGTTAATTACAGCAGGGATTGGCAGGGATATAGGGGTGTTCGATGACGTTATATTTTCCTCCCTTATTATGGTAATTGTTTTTACCTCCATAGTGTGTCCTTCTTTTTTGAGAGCGTTATTACTGGAAAAGAAAGATATTTCTCCTGAAA